One Streptomyces fagopyri DNA window includes the following coding sequences:
- a CDS encoding response regulator transcription factor, with protein sequence MRHTILVVEDDHALRDVLLRGLRDEGFDALPAPDGATALRLAGAGVGAAVLDVGLPDADGRDVCQALRANGFLSPVIFLTAHHHLTDRLAGFAAGGDDYLPKPFHLTELAARLRAALRRGGSLPSATTGDIALDPVGHGLTVHGTRVALTPTEFRLLAALMTGSGDIVRRRELIRAAWPDGAQVSDNTLDQYLTRLRRKLRDGGSTLTVTTARGIGHRLS encoded by the coding sequence ATGCGTCACACGATCCTGGTCGTCGAGGACGATCACGCCCTGCGCGACGTCCTGCTGCGCGGCCTGCGCGACGAGGGCTTCGACGCGCTGCCCGCCCCGGACGGCGCCACCGCGCTGCGGCTGGCCGGGGCCGGCGTCGGCGCGGCCGTGCTCGACGTCGGACTGCCCGACGCCGACGGACGGGACGTGTGCCAGGCGCTCCGGGCCAACGGCTTCCTCTCGCCCGTCATCTTCCTGACCGCCCATCATCACCTCACGGACCGGCTCGCCGGCTTCGCGGCCGGCGGTGACGACTACCTGCCCAAACCGTTCCACCTGACCGAGCTGGCCGCCCGGCTGCGGGCGGCGCTCAGACGCGGCGGTTCCCTCCCGTCCGCCACGACCGGCGACATCGCCCTCGACCCGGTCGGGCACGGTCTCACCGTCCACGGCACCCGGGTCGCCCTCACCCCGACGGAGTTCCGGCTGCTGGCGGCGCTGATGACGGGCTCCGGGGACATCGTGCGCAGGCGGGAGCTGATCAGGGCGGCCTGGCCCGACGGTGCCCAGGTCAGCGACAACACGCTCGACCAGTACCTGACCCGGCTGCGCCGCAAGCTCCGGGACGGCGGCAGCACGCTGACCGTCACCACCGCGCGCGGCATCGGACACCGCCTGTCATGA
- a CDS encoding phosphatase PAP2 family protein, with amino-acid sequence MTFAFDGSSIDGSSYTYVVGLAQDAPSWLDTLVRAWSTYGLAVFAVLMLVGWWQARHQSPRAAVIALVVPVIVVVAYGVNSVFKLLVREDRPCQSLRVRTLEACPAPGDWSFPSNHAVIAAAAAVALLLVSRRLGTVALVAACAMAAARVWVGAHYPHDVVAGVLVGTLIARALTTFLGRVSDPLAGRLTRSRLRPLLVSA; translated from the coding sequence ATGACGTTCGCGTTCGACGGGTCCTCGATCGACGGATCCTCCTACACCTACGTCGTGGGCCTCGCCCAGGACGCCCCGTCGTGGCTGGACACGCTGGTGCGGGCCTGGTCGACGTACGGGCTCGCGGTCTTCGCCGTCCTGATGCTCGTGGGCTGGTGGCAGGCGCGGCACCAGAGCCCGCGGGCCGCGGTGATCGCGCTGGTGGTGCCGGTGATCGTCGTGGTGGCGTACGGGGTGAACTCGGTGTTCAAACTGCTCGTCCGCGAGGACCGGCCCTGCCAGAGCCTGCGGGTGCGGACGCTGGAGGCGTGTCCGGCGCCGGGCGACTGGTCGTTCCCCAGCAATCACGCGGTCATCGCCGCCGCGGCCGCGGTCGCCCTGCTCCTCGTCTCCCGGCGTCTCGGCACCGTCGCCCTGGTGGCGGCCTGTGCGATGGCCGCCGCCCGGGTCTGGGTGGGCGCCCACTACCCGCACGACGTGGTGGCCGGCGTCCTGGTCGGCACGCTGATCGCGAGGGCCCTGACGACATTCCTCGGCAGAGTCTCCGACCCGCTCGCGGGCCGCCTGACGCGGTCACGGCTGCGACCGCTGCTGGTGTCCGCGTAG
- a CDS encoding lysylphosphatidylglycerol synthase transmembrane domain-containing protein yields the protein MASLPPGITGAALHRRVLPHTALTLAVLAGAVYLARRHWPVIETGTDRLAVADHGWLLVAAVATAGTWGCSALAQQGAVTRPLPAGRLVAAQFAASAANHVLPAGLGAGAVNLRFLTRCGLPVARSATALGVKATAGAVARALLIAVLASACPGVLRPPDALVSAVVVSGALAVTALVFLPGPPRRAVRAVLADVRAVHAIPVRAAALWGGSLAFAALHATVVVAVAQSLGLPLSPARVALAYLAASSAAVLLPTPGGIGALDAALGLALTVTGAPGGAAASVVLGYRLLTVWLPLVPGLIVLAVLARRRVL from the coding sequence ATGGCTTCCCTCCCGCCCGGCATCACCGGGGCGGCGCTGCACAGGCGCGTCCTTCCGCACACCGCGCTGACGCTCGCCGTCCTCGCCGGCGCGGTGTATCTCGCGCGGCGCCACTGGCCGGTGATCGAGACCGGGACCGACCGGCTGGCCGTCGCCGACCACGGCTGGCTCCTCGTCGCGGCCGTCGCCACCGCGGGGACCTGGGGCTGCTCGGCGCTCGCCCAGCAGGGCGCGGTGACCCGGCCGCTGCCCGCCGGGCGGCTGGTCGCCGCGCAGTTCGCCGCGTCCGCCGCCAACCACGTGCTGCCCGCGGGCCTCGGCGCGGGCGCGGTCAACCTGCGCTTCCTGACCCGGTGCGGACTGCCGGTCGCCCGGTCGGCGACCGCGCTCGGGGTGAAGGCCACGGCCGGAGCCGTCGCCCGCGCCCTCCTGATCGCCGTGCTCGCGTCGGCCTGCCCCGGCGTACTGCGCCCGCCGGACGCCCTCGTGAGCGCCGTCGTGGTCTCGGGTGCCCTCGCCGTGACCGCCCTCGTGTTCCTGCCGGGTCCGCCGCGGCGCGCGGTGCGGGCCGTCCTGGCGGACGTGCGCGCCGTGCACGCGATCCCGGTCCGCGCCGCCGCGTTGTGGGGTGGCTCGCTGGCCTTCGCCGCGCTGCACGCCACGGTGGTCGTCGCGGTCGCGCAGTCCCTCGGACTGCCGCTGTCACCGGCCCGCGTGGCGCTGGCCTACCTCGCCGCGAGCAGCGCCGCCGTGCTGCTGCCCACCCCCGGCGGAATCGGCGCGCTGGACGCGGCCCTCGGCCTGGCCCTCACCGTGACCGGAGCGCCGGGCGGCGCGGCGGCGTCGGTGGTCCTCGGCTACCGGCTCCTCACGGTGTGGCTGCCCCTGGTGCCCGGCCTGATCGTCCTGGCGGTACTGGCGCGTCGACGGGTGCTCTGA
- a CDS encoding COG4705 family protein has translation MTETSETSGAYAHSGAAPGHRLRWNKVPEVTAYFWIIKVLCTTVGETAADLLNEKLGMGLTGVSLLMSALLAAVLVVQFRTKAYNPGVYWLAVALISVVGTLISDNLTDNLGVPLTTSTAVFSVALAIVFAVWYRRERTLSIHSIDTVSREAYYWLAVLFTFALGTAAGDLVAEKMALGYWVSAVLFGLAIAAVAVARFALGLNAVLAFWIAYILTRPLGASIGDYLSQPTGDGGLGFGTVITSVLFLAVILALVVFLATTRKDVTESERPLGRREA, from the coding sequence ATGACTGAGACTTCTGAGACGTCCGGGGCGTACGCGCACAGCGGTGCCGCCCCCGGCCACCGCCTGCGCTGGAACAAGGTTCCCGAGGTCACCGCGTACTTCTGGATCATCAAGGTGCTGTGCACCACGGTCGGCGAGACCGCGGCGGACCTCCTGAACGAGAAGCTGGGCATGGGCCTGACCGGCGTGTCGCTGCTGATGAGCGCGCTGCTGGCGGCTGTGCTCGTCGTCCAGTTCCGCACCAAGGCGTACAACCCCGGCGTCTACTGGCTCGCCGTGGCCCTCATCAGTGTCGTCGGCACCCTGATCAGCGACAACCTGACCGACAACCTGGGCGTCCCGCTGACCACCAGCACCGCCGTGTTCTCCGTCGCCCTCGCGATCGTCTTCGCCGTCTGGTACCGGCGTGAGCGCACGCTGTCCATCCACAGCATCGACACGGTGTCGCGTGAGGCGTACTACTGGCTGGCGGTGCTGTTCACGTTCGCGCTGGGCACGGCGGCCGGTGACCTGGTCGCCGAGAAGATGGCTCTCGGATACTGGGTATCCGCCGTCCTGTTCGGCCTCGCCATCGCCGCCGTGGCGGTCGCCCGCTTCGCGCTCGGCCTGAACGCCGTCCTGGCCTTCTGGATCGCCTACATCCTGACCCGGCCGCTCGGCGCCTCGATCGGCGACTACCTCTCGCAGCCCACCGGCGACGGCGGCCTGGGCTTCGGCACCGTGATCACCAGCGTGCTGTTCCTGGCCGTCATCCTGGCCCTGGTGGTGTTCCTCGCGACGACGCGCAAGGACGTCACCGAGTCCGAGCGGCCGCTCGGCCGTCGGGAAGCCTGA
- a CDS encoding sensor histidine kinase has translation MRDILLIALFAFLGAAGAGLLGAGTLWLIRRRSLTASLAVVAAVGVTAMLAGTLAVAWAMFLSSHDLTVVTTVVAMAAVVSLATALLLGRWVVARSRDLTLAARSFGDGGAFAAPDGPATAELAALARELAATSVKLAESRDRERALETSRRELVAWISHDLRTPLAGLRAMSEALEDGVAADPNRYLRQMRTEVERLNDMVGDLFELSRIHAGSLALSPSRVSVYDLVGDALAGADPLAREYGVRLIGDRVEPVPVEVDGKEMSRVLGNLLVNAIRRTPADGTVAIAAERSDQGVVLSVTDGCGGIPEEDLPRVFDTGWRGSHARTPPAGAGLGLAIVRGIVEAHQGRAAVHNVPGGCRFEVTLPLAGPALSAR, from the coding sequence GTGCGTGACATCCTGCTCATCGCCCTCTTCGCCTTTCTCGGCGCCGCGGGGGCCGGCCTGCTCGGCGCGGGCACGCTGTGGCTGATCCGGCGGCGCTCGCTGACGGCGTCCCTCGCCGTGGTCGCCGCGGTGGGGGTGACCGCGATGCTCGCGGGGACGCTCGCCGTGGCGTGGGCGATGTTCCTGTCCTCGCACGACCTGACCGTCGTCACGACGGTGGTGGCCATGGCGGCTGTCGTCTCGCTGGCCACCGCGCTGCTGCTGGGCCGCTGGGTCGTGGCCCGCAGCCGGGACCTGACGCTGGCCGCCCGCTCCTTCGGTGACGGCGGTGCCTTCGCGGCCCCCGACGGTCCGGCGACCGCCGAACTTGCCGCCCTGGCACGCGAGTTGGCCGCCACCAGTGTGAAACTCGCCGAGTCACGGGACCGCGAACGGGCCCTGGAGACCTCCCGCCGTGAACTCGTCGCGTGGATCTCGCACGATCTGCGCACCCCGCTCGCCGGGCTCCGCGCGATGTCGGAGGCGCTGGAGGACGGCGTCGCCGCCGACCCGAACCGCTATCTGCGGCAGATGCGTACCGAGGTCGAACGGCTCAACGACATGGTGGGCGACCTCTTCGAACTCTCCCGTATACACGCCGGGAGCCTCGCCCTGTCCCCGTCCCGCGTCTCCGTGTACGACCTGGTGGGCGACGCCCTCGCCGGGGCCGACCCGCTCGCCCGCGAGTACGGGGTGCGGCTGATCGGCGACCGCGTGGAACCGGTGCCGGTCGAGGTGGACGGCAAGGAGATGAGCCGGGTCCTGGGCAACCTCCTCGTCAACGCGATCCGGCGGACACCGGCCGACGGCACGGTGGCGATCGCCGCGGAGCGGTCGGACCAGGGGGTGGTGCTGTCCGTCACCGACGGTTGCGGAGGCATCCCCGAGGAGGATCTTCCGCGGGTCTTCGACACCGGCTGGCGCGGCAGCCACGCGCGCACTCCGCCCGCCGGGGCGGGTCTGGGCCTGGCGATCGTCCGCGGCATCGTGGAGGCCCACCAAGGACGGGCCGCCGTGCACAACGTCCCCGGCGGCTGCCGCTTCGAGGTCACCCTGCCGCTGGCCGGCCCGGCTCTGTCGGCGCGCTGA
- a CDS encoding AlkA N-terminal domain-containing protein — translation MRNGMHTDTERCVRAVRSKDARFDGWFFTAVLTTRIYCRPSCPVVPPKPENMTFHPSAAACQQAGFRACKRCRPDTSPGSPEWNQRADLVARAMRLIGDGVVDREGVPGLARRLGYSTRQVERQLLAELGAGPLALARAQRAQTARLLIETTPLPMTEVAFAAGFSSIRTFNDTVREVFALSPSELRERLPRKRAAAVARTSRGAATGGVAGPKAGGGSGVGTTAPGVLCLRLPFRAPLNPDNLFGHLAATAVPGVEEWRDGAYRRTLRLPYGHGIVALTPHADHIGCRLTLSDPRDLTVAISRCRRMLDLDADPVAVDDQLRTDPLLAPLVDKAPGRRVPRTVDEAEFAVRAVLGQQVSTAAARTHAARLVTAHGEPVEDSEGGLTHLFPSPDALAALDPESLAMPRTRRTTFTTLVGQLADGTLHLGVESDWAEARARLLALPGFGPWTVDVIAMRALGDPDAFLPTDLGVRRAAQELGLPSTPAALTARAAAWRPWRAYAVQYLWATDSHPINFLPL, via the coding sequence ATGCGGAACGGGATGCACACCGACACCGAGCGCTGCGTACGCGCCGTCCGGTCGAAGGACGCGCGCTTCGACGGCTGGTTCTTCACAGCGGTCCTGACCACCCGGATCTACTGCCGGCCCAGCTGCCCGGTCGTGCCGCCGAAGCCGGAGAACATGACGTTCCACCCGAGCGCGGCGGCCTGTCAGCAGGCCGGATTCCGGGCCTGCAAGCGCTGCCGCCCGGACACCAGCCCCGGTTCACCCGAATGGAATCAGCGTGCCGACCTGGTGGCCCGCGCGATGCGGCTGATCGGCGACGGAGTCGTGGACCGCGAGGGCGTCCCCGGCCTGGCCCGCCGGCTCGGCTACAGCACCCGGCAGGTGGAGCGGCAGCTGCTGGCCGAACTGGGCGCGGGGCCGCTCGCGCTCGCCAGGGCGCAGCGCGCCCAGACCGCGCGGCTGCTCATCGAGACCACCCCGCTCCCGATGACGGAGGTCGCCTTCGCGGCGGGGTTCTCCTCGATCCGTACGTTCAACGACACCGTGCGCGAGGTCTTCGCCCTCTCACCGAGCGAACTGCGCGAACGCCTCCCGAGGAAACGGGCGGCGGCCGTCGCGAGGACGAGCCGGGGAGCGGCGACGGGCGGGGTGGCCGGCCCGAAGGCGGGCGGCGGGAGCGGGGTGGGGACGACAGCGCCGGGCGTACTGTGCCTGCGCCTGCCGTTCCGCGCCCCCCTCAACCCGGACAACCTCTTCGGTCACCTCGCCGCGACGGCCGTGCCCGGAGTCGAGGAGTGGCGCGACGGCGCCTACCGGCGCACCCTGCGACTGCCCTACGGCCACGGCATCGTCGCGCTCACCCCGCACGCCGACCACATCGGATGCCGGCTCACCCTCAGCGACCCGCGTGACCTGACCGTCGCCATCAGCCGCTGCCGCCGCATGCTCGACCTGGACGCGGACCCGGTGGCCGTTGACGACCAGTTGCGCACCGACCCGTTGCTGGCCCCGCTCGTCGACAAGGCGCCGGGACGCCGGGTGCCGCGCACGGTGGACGAGGCCGAGTTCGCCGTACGCGCCGTGCTCGGCCAGCAGGTCTCCACGGCCGCCGCCCGTACCCACGCCGCCCGTCTGGTCACCGCGCACGGGGAGCCGGTCGAGGACTCCGAGGGCGGCCTCACCCATCTCTTCCCTTCCCCCGACGCGCTGGCCGCGCTGGACCCCGAGTCCCTGGCCATGCCGCGGACGCGCCGTACGACGTTCACCACGCTGGTCGGTCAACTGGCCGACGGGACACTTCACCTGGGGGTGGAGAGCGACTGGGCCGAGGCGCGGGCCCGGCTCCTCGCCCTCCCCGGCTTCGGCCCCTGGACGGTCGACGTCATCGCGATGCGCGCCCTCGGCGACCCCGACGCCTTCCTCCCCACCGATCTCGGAGTCCGGCGCGCCGCGCAGGAGTTGGGCCTGCCCTCGACCCCCGCCGCCCTCACCGCCCGCGCGGCGGCATGGCGTCCGTGGCGGGCGTACGCGGTCCA
- a CDS encoding M56 family metallopeptidase — protein sequence MRIDVYIPLFLPLLLTAAASHVGRRISPAPAARVLTVAAVLTAAASTWALLLLAATLVNEAPLVAAETGETGRRLPEPVPVAIAVAAITLLWLIAFRLVRALRSHRATRRVLERLCEGHPADSELVVAASSTPRAFAIPGTPGRILVTSAMLGALAPAERRVLLAHERAHLAHRHSLLSTAVTLAAAANPVLGPVRTTVTFLVERWADEEAARSVGDRRTTARALARAALVAQRARPGCALNFSEHAVTRRIAALQTAPPPNLRSVGVAVLALAVLSALGALDATGDLLRLLGESLPDW from the coding sequence GTGAGGATCGACGTCTACATCCCGCTGTTCCTGCCGCTCCTGCTGACGGCCGCCGCGTCACACGTGGGCCGGCGGATCTCCCCCGCGCCGGCCGCCCGCGTCCTCACCGTCGCGGCCGTGCTGACCGCCGCCGCCTCCACCTGGGCGCTGCTCCTGCTCGCGGCCACCCTCGTCAACGAGGCGCCGCTCGTGGCCGCGGAGACCGGTGAGACGGGCCGGCGCCTGCCCGAACCGGTGCCGGTGGCGATCGCCGTCGCCGCGATCACTCTCCTGTGGCTGATCGCCTTCCGGCTCGTACGGGCCCTGCGCTCCCACCGGGCGACCCGCCGCGTCCTTGAACGACTGTGCGAGGGGCATCCGGCGGACAGCGAACTCGTCGTCGCCGCGTCCTCGACCCCGCGGGCCTTCGCGATCCCGGGGACGCCGGGCCGGATCCTGGTCACGTCCGCCATGCTCGGCGCGCTGGCACCGGCCGAGCGACGGGTCCTGCTGGCCCACGAGCGCGCCCATCTCGCCCACCGGCACTCGCTGCTGTCGACCGCCGTGACCCTGGCCGCCGCGGCCAACCCCGTACTGGGGCCGGTGCGCACCACCGTCACCTTCCTCGTGGAGCGCTGGGCCGACGAGGAGGCCGCGCGCAGCGTCGGGGACCGGCGCACCACCGCCCGCGCCCTCGCCAGGGCCGCCCTGGTGGCCCAGCGGGCCCGGCCGGGCTGCGCCCTGAACTTCTCCGAACACGCCGTCACCCGCCGGATCGCCGCGCTGCAGACGGCTCCGCCGCCCAACCTGCGTTCCGTCGGCGTGGCGGTGCTCGCACTCGCCGTCCTGTCCGCGCTCGGCGCGCTGGACGCCACCGGCGATCTGCTGCGCCTGTTGGGCGAGTCACTGCCGGACTGGTGA
- a CDS encoding M48 family metalloprotease yields the protein MTALLLIPLLVPFAVPVAARRCLDRLSPVAALWALTLTVLVLAGSSVAALGALVLTGLLKLPFLAGLGDLVQPLRTPSDLVILPLATAATGLLTLGAGTLVRSALRQSRAFRAARTEADGRPAAGDLCVIESPHPDAYALPGRPHRIVVTTGMLRSLGADEREVLFAHERAHNAGGHHRFLVVAELAAHCHPGLRPVRAVIALAAERAADEAAAAVVGDRRLTARAIARAALAASAGRSARPDFAPAATTGPVPQRVAALLAVPRRRRRAAPWIALLLAACATVSAGTAATGVLAFHHEVEVAQGEEPR from the coding sequence ATGACCGCTCTGCTGCTCATCCCGCTCCTGGTGCCCTTCGCGGTACCGGTGGCGGCGCGGCGCTGCCTCGACCGGCTCTCGCCGGTCGCCGCGCTGTGGGCGCTGACCCTCACGGTCCTCGTACTCGCGGGCTCCTCCGTGGCCGCCCTCGGCGCACTGGTCCTCACCGGTCTGCTCAAGCTGCCGTTCCTCGCGGGCCTCGGCGACCTCGTCCAGCCGCTGCGCACGCCGTCCGACCTGGTGATCCTCCCCCTGGCGACGGCCGCCACCGGTCTGCTGACCCTCGGCGCCGGAACACTCGTCCGCTCCGCCCTGCGGCAGTCACGGGCCTTCCGCGCGGCCCGCACCGAGGCCGACGGCCGCCCCGCCGCGGGTGACCTGTGCGTGATCGAGTCGCCCCACCCCGACGCGTACGCGCTGCCCGGCCGCCCCCACCGCATCGTGGTCACCACGGGAATGCTCCGCAGCCTCGGCGCCGACGAACGCGAGGTGCTCTTCGCCCACGAGCGGGCCCACAACGCCGGGGGCCACCACCGGTTCCTCGTCGTCGCCGAACTCGCGGCGCACTGCCATCCCGGGCTCCGCCCGGTCCGCGCGGTGATCGCGCTCGCCGCCGAACGCGCCGCCGACGAGGCCGCCGCCGCCGTGGTGGGGGACCGCCGGCTGACCGCGCGCGCCATCGCGCGTGCCGCCCTCGCCGCCTCCGCCGGCCGCTCCGCCCGCCCCGACTTCGCCCCGGCGGCGACCACCGGACCCGTGCCCCAGCGGGTCGCGGCCCTCCTCGCCGTTCCCCGGCGGCGCCGCCGTGCCGCGCCCTGGATCGCCCTCCTGCTGGCCGCCTGCGCGACCGTCTCGGCGGGTACGGCGGCCACCGGTGTCCTCGCCTTCCACCACGAGGTGGAGGTCGCCCAGGGCGAGGAGCCCCGCTGA
- a CDS encoding sensor histidine kinase — translation MRNFVSPWWPRTLRGRLSLVALTTATLLMVILTVAFNTVVRHHLQHQADDELRTRATAVAATVDTSASRVRVLETPGEELLDTNVWIYADGRLLEKPSSATVTGPLTRAAGLLAARGGRHCVTASGHDPVRLCSQPVPGGDGTAAVVTALDLSPYRGSADTLLLASLVLDAAMLACTYGLTRLAVGRALRPVRTMTEQATQWSAITSEERFGGVDRPTELARLGGSLDALLDRIRALLRHERQLTRELSHELRNPLARIVAELDWWRARPRSAEDTLAVHAAIADAALSMRTICDTLLDEARDSASAAPGTAAVAPVLGRLVDRLGSARERVEVVVTAPDAGLSAGVPDALLERIVSPLLDNALRHARTRVAILAHGEPGGVRVEITDDGPGVPPSFVAQLFQPGRRADPGDGHGGAGLGLPLARRLARSAGGEVDHDPRYTAGAAFVVSLPAG, via the coding sequence ATGAGGAACTTCGTTTCCCCCTGGTGGCCGCGCACCCTGCGCGGCCGGCTCTCGCTCGTCGCGCTCACCACCGCGACGCTCCTCATGGTGATCCTGACCGTCGCCTTCAACACGGTCGTACGACATCACCTCCAGCACCAGGCGGACGACGAACTGCGCACCCGCGCCACCGCCGTCGCGGCGACCGTCGACACCAGCGCCTCGCGGGTACGGGTCCTGGAGACCCCCGGTGAGGAACTCCTCGACACGAACGTATGGATCTACGCGGACGGCCGGCTGCTCGAGAAGCCCTCGTCCGCCACCGTCACCGGCCCGCTGACCCGTGCCGCCGGCCTGCTCGCGGCGCGCGGCGGGCGGCACTGCGTGACCGCCTCCGGGCACGACCCCGTCCGGCTGTGCTCACAGCCGGTGCCCGGCGGCGACGGCACCGCCGCCGTCGTCACCGCGCTGGACCTGTCCCCCTACCGCGGCTCGGCCGACACCCTGCTCCTCGCCTCACTCGTCCTCGACGCCGCCATGCTCGCCTGCACCTACGGGCTGACCCGGCTGGCGGTGGGACGCGCGCTGCGTCCCGTGCGCACGATGACGGAACAGGCCACCCAGTGGAGCGCCATCACTTCCGAGGAACGTTTCGGCGGCGTGGACCGCCCCACCGAACTGGCACGGCTGGGCGGTTCGCTGGACGCGCTCCTCGACCGCATCCGGGCGCTGCTGCGCCACGAGCGTCAGCTCACCCGGGAGCTCTCGCACGAGCTGCGCAATCCGCTCGCCCGCATCGTCGCCGAGCTCGACTGGTGGCGGGCCCGTCCGCGCTCCGCCGAGGACACCCTGGCCGTCCACGCGGCCATCGCCGACGCGGCCCTGTCGATGCGCACGATCTGCGACACCCTGCTCGACGAGGCCCGCGACAGCGCGTCCGCCGCGCCCGGCACGGCCGCGGTGGCACCGGTGCTGGGACGCCTGGTGGACCGTCTCGGGAGTGCGCGCGAGCGGGTGGAGGTCGTCGTCACCGCCCCGGACGCCGGGCTGTCGGCCGGGGTGCCGGACGCCCTCCTGGAGCGGATCGTCAGCCCCCTGCTCGACAACGCGCTGCGGCACGCGCGCACCAGGGTCGCGATCCTGGCTCATGGGGAGCCCGGCGGCGTACGTGTCGAGATCACCGACGACGGTCCCGGCGTACCGCCGTCGTTCGTGGCACAGCTGTTCCAGCCGGGCCGGCGGGCCGATCCGGGGGACGGACACGGCGGGGCGGGCCTGGGACTGCCACTGGCGCGGCGCCTGGCCCGTTCCGCCGGCGGGGAGGTGGACCACGACCCCCGGTACACCGCCGGCGCGGCGTTCGTGGTCAGCCTGCCCGCGGGGTGA
- a CDS encoding DedA family protein has product MAAPLFAASQLGTPFGTHLGSRLGSELAVNVLSAQSLLAAFGVLGVGVVMFAETGLLIGFFLPGDSLLFTAGLLCTGSAQGGLKLSLPALLVAAAVGALAGAQCGYLIGRKAGGALLARNGSPRLHAGARRAEELLERYGHARAIVLARFVPVVRTVLNPMAGALQVPVRTFTLWQVVGGLVWSLGLTLAGYALGSSVPNIDRYLLPIIAVIVVVSLIPLAAEVRRSRRAAAVEKGVRG; this is encoded by the coding sequence ATGGCCGCACCTTTGTTCGCAGCGTCACAGCTCGGAACACCGTTCGGAACACATCTCGGATCGCGGCTGGGGTCCGAGCTCGCGGTGAACGTTCTCAGCGCCCAGTCCCTGCTCGCCGCCTTCGGCGTGCTCGGTGTGGGCGTGGTGATGTTCGCGGAGACGGGCCTGCTGATCGGCTTCTTCCTGCCCGGTGACTCACTGCTGTTCACGGCGGGCCTGCTGTGCACGGGGTCGGCCCAGGGCGGTCTGAAGCTCTCGCTGCCCGCTCTCCTGGTCGCCGCCGCCGTCGGCGCGCTGGCCGGGGCCCAGTGCGGCTATCTCATCGGGCGCAAGGCGGGCGGCGCCCTGCTGGCCCGCAACGGCTCGCCCCGGCTGCACGCGGGGGCGCGGCGCGCGGAGGAGTTGCTGGAGCGGTACGGGCATGCGAGGGCGATCGTGCTGGCCCGCTTCGTACCGGTGGTGCGCACGGTGCTGAACCCGATGGCGGGAGCGCTCCAGGTGCCCGTCCGGACGTTCACCCTGTGGCAGGTCGTCGGCGGTCTCGTCTGGAGCCTCGGCCTCACCCTCGCCGGGTACGCGCTGGGCTCGTCCGTTCCGAACATCGACCGGTACCTCCTGCCGATCATCGCCGTGATCGTCGTCGTGTCGCTGATCCCGCTCGCCGCCGAGGTGCGCCGCTCGCGCAGGGCCGCCGCCGTGGAGAAGGGCGTGCGGGGATGA
- a CDS encoding BlaI/MecI/CopY family transcriptional regulator, giving the protein MAGTGPQGRAERRSAGALESEVLAALWATDKALTPAEIQSDIDGGLAYNTVHTILKRLHDKGLVLRDVDGRRGAYRPAKNAAELTAEAMHEALDRGPDPIAALQQFVTGLSPREEEALRDLLGGNGP; this is encoded by the coding sequence ATGGCTGGCACAGGCCCCCAAGGGAGGGCGGAACGGCGCAGCGCCGGCGCGTTGGAGAGCGAGGTCCTCGCCGCCCTCTGGGCCACCGACAAGGCCCTCACCCCCGCCGAGATACAGAGCGACATCGACGGCGGTCTCGCCTACAACACCGTGCACACCATCCTCAAGCGCCTGCACGACAAGGGCCTGGTGCTGCGTGACGTCGACGGCCGGCGCGGCGCGTACCGGCCCGCCAAGAACGCGGCCGAGCTGACCGCCGAGGCCATGCACGAGGCACTGGACCGCGGGCCTGACCCGATCGCGGCCCTCCAGCAGTTCGTCACCGGACTGAGCCCCCGGGAGGAAGAGGCCCTGCGCGACCTCCTCGGGGGGAACGGCCCGTGA